In Apteryx mantelli isolate bAptMan1 chromosome 16, bAptMan1.hap1, whole genome shotgun sequence, a single genomic region encodes these proteins:
- the ECI1 gene encoding enoyl-CoA delta isomerase 1, mitochondrial, which produces MAAVAPTLARRIARPGMLPLCSRPQAWGRAARQSPGLPRAPSLLLTQRRAFSNNKILVELDEGSGIATMKLKSPPVNSLSLDFLTEFCISLEKLENNRGCRGVIFTSAIPKIFSSGLDITEMCRKSTEHYAEFWRAVQEMWLRVYGSNMVTVAAINGSSPAGGCLLALSCDYRIMAENPKFSIGLNEAQLGIVAPFWFKDTFVNVVGHRVAERSLQLGCLHSAPEALRIGLVDELVPEEKLQDKAAAVIAQWLALPDHARQLTKSMMRKLVLDRLVAHREEDIQNFISFITKESIQKSLHMYMEMLKKKKG; this is translated from the exons ATGGCGGCGGTGGCGCCGACCCTCGCCCGCCGGATCGCCCGACCAG GCATGCTGCCCCTCTGCAGCCGGCCCCAGGCGtggggcagagccgcccggcAGTCCCCCGGCCTCCCGCGCGCCCCCAGCCTCCTGCTCACCCAGCGCCGTGCCTTCAGCAACAACAAGATCCTGGTGGAGCTGGACGAGGGGTCAG GCATAGCCACAATGAAGCTTAAGAGCCCTCCCGTCAACAGCCTCAGCCTGGACTTCCTCACCGAGTTTTGCATAAGCCTGGAGAAGCTGGAGAATAACCGGGGCTGCCGGGGAGTGATCTTCACATCC GCCATCCCCAAAATCTTCTCGTCTGGCCTGGACATCACCGAGATGTGTAGGAAGAGCACGGAGCACTATGCTGAGTTCTGGCGAGCTGTGCAGGAGATGTGGCTCAGGGTCTACGGCTCCAACATGGTGACAGTTGCCGCCATCAAT GGATCCAGCCCAGCAGGAGGCTGTCTCCTTGCCTTGTCGTGTGACTACAGAATCATGGCCGAGAACCCCAAATTCAGCATCGGCCTGAACGAAGCACAGCTGGGCATTGTGGCTCCCTTCTG GTTTAAGGACACGTTTGTGAACGTTGTGGGACACCGAGTTGCTGAACGCTCCCTTCAGCTGGGCTGCCTTCACTCTGCGCCTGAAGCCCTCAGGATTGGCCTGGTGGACGAGCTGGTGCCAGAGGAGAAGCTACAGGACAAGGCTGCAGCCGTTATCGCACAGTGGCTGGCTCTGCCCG ACCATGCCCGTCAGCTCACCAAGTCTATGATGAGGAAGTTGGTGCTGGACCGCCTGGTAGCTCACCGGGAGGAAGACATTCAGAACTTCATCAGCTTCATTACGAAAGAGTCCATCCAGAAGTCGCTTCACATGTATATGGAGAtgctgaagaagaagaagggcTGA
- the LOC136993489 gene encoding deoxyribonuclease-1-like 2 produces the protein MGTVPLALSLLAVALLPHAAATLRIGSFNIQAFSDSKMSDQTVADIIVNILSRYDIALVQEVRDSDLSAVTELMDQLNSVSMSPYAYEISGPLGRENYKEMYLFVYRTEVVSVVDTYQYKDPQDVFSREPFILRVSSPHTKAEEFVLVPLHSAPHAAVAEIDALYDVYLAIVNKWGTDNIMFLGDFNADCSYVRPDDWSSIRLRTSNVFKWLLPDSADTTVGKSDCAYDRIVVCGAKLKRSVVPNSATVYNFQRDFQLEQEEALAVSDHFPVEVELAA, from the exons ATGGGCACGGTGCCgctggcactgtccctgctggccGTGGCCCTCCTGCCACACGCGGCTGCCACGCTGCGGATCGGCTCCTTCAACATCCAGGCGTTCAGTGACAGCAAGATGTCCGACCAGACCGTTGCAGACATCATCGTCAAC ATCCTCAGCCGCTACGACATTGCCCTGGTGCAGGAGGTGCGGGACTCGGACCTCAGCGCCGTCACCGAGCTCATGGACCAGCTGAACAG cgtgTCCATGTCCCCATACGCCTACGAGATCAGCGGGCCCCTGGGACGGGAGAACTACAAGGAGATGTACCTCTTCGTCTACAG GACGGAGGTCGTGTCTGTGGTGGACACCTACCAGTACAAGGACCCCCAGGACGTCTTCAGCCGGGAGCCGTTCATCCTGAGGGTGTCATCACCCCACACGA AGGCAGAGGAGTTCGTGCTGGTGCCGCTGCACTCGGCGCCGCACGCCGCCGTGGCCGAGATCGACGCGCTCTACGACGTCTACCTGGCCATCGTCAACAAGTGGGGCACCGAt AACATCATGTTCCTGGGGGACTTCAACGCTGACTGCTCGTACGTCAGGCCAGACGACTGGTCCTCCATCCGCCTGCGCACCAGCAACGTCTTCAAGTGGCTGCTCCCCGACAGCGCCGACACGACCGTGGGGAAGTCGGACTGCGCCTATGACAG GATCGTGGTATGTGGCGCTAAGCTGAAGAGAAGCGTCGTGCCAAACTCAGCTACCGTTTACAATTTCCAGCGCGATTTCcagctggagcaggaggag GCCCTGGCAGTCAGTGACCATTTCCCAGTTGAAGTGGAGCTGGCAGCCTGA
- the LOC106482390 gene encoding deoxyribonuclease-1, translating into MGAAKLALALLAAALLLHVAATLKIGAFNIRTFGDSKMSNKTIADVIVAIVSEYDIVLVQEVRDTDLSAVKKLMDQLNSVSPHPYSFLVSKPLGQSTYKEQYLFVYRLDMVSVLESYYYDNSGAGIFSREPFIVKFSSPHTQVEEFVLVPLHADPDNAVAEIDALYDVYTDVISKWATNDILFLGDFNAACSYVPPSAWPAIRLRTLEACEWLVPDSADTTVTLTNCAYDRIVACGSALTGAVEPGSAAVNNFQETFHLQYKDALAVSDHFPVEVTLKAC; encoded by the exons ATGGGGGCTGCAaagctggcgctggcgctgctggctgcagctctcctgctgcaCGTGGCTGCCACGCTGAAGATCGGTGCCTTCAACATCCGGACGTTTGGAGACAGCAAGATGTCCAACAAGACTATCGCGGATGTCATCGTTGCT ATCGTGTCGGAGTATGACATCGTCTTGGTGCAGGAGGTCCGGGATACTGACCTGAGTGCTGTGAAGAAGCTGATGGACCAGCTCAACAG CGTGTCACCGCACCCGTACAGCTTTTTGGTCAGCAAGCCCCTTGGTCAGAGCACCTACAAGGAGCAGTATCTCTTCGTCTACAG GTTGGACATGGTCTCCGTGCTGGAAAGCTACTACTATGACAACAGCGGGGCTGGTATCTTCAGCAGGGAGCCCTTCATCGTGAAGTTTTCCTCGCCCCACACGC aggtggaggagtttGTGCTGGTGCCCTTGCACGCGGACCCCGACAACGCGGTGGCCGAGATCGACGCGCTCTACGACGTCTACACGGACGTCATCAGCAAGTGGGCAACTAAC GACATCCTCTTCCTGGGCGACTTCAACGCCGCCTGCTCCTACGTCCCGCCGTCCGCCTGGCCCGCCATCCGCCTGCGCACCCTCGAGGCCTGCGAGTGGCTCGTCCCCGACAGCGCCGACACCACGGTGACGCTCACCAACTGCGCCTACGACCG CATCGTCGCCTGCGGCTCCGCGCTGACCGGTGCCGTCGAGCCCGGCTCCGCCGCTGTCAACAACTTCCAGGAGACTTTCCACCTGCAGTACAAGGAC GCGTTGGCCGTCAGTGACCATTTCCCAGTGGAGGTGACACTTAAAGCCTGCTGA